In Phaenicophaeus curvirostris isolate KB17595 chromosome 9, BPBGC_Pcur_1.0, whole genome shotgun sequence, the DNA window CTTGACTATGTGCTCATCATAATCCTCATGCCAGTTATGCTCATTGGATACCTTCTCATGGTGAGTCTGGATGAAAGTAAGAAAACCCCTGTACCTGTCTCTTTCCTCTTATCATCCTTCTCATGGCAGATTTTCAGGCCAGGAACCTGTATTGGATATGGACTGCTGTGAATATAACTAGTAAAGGAACAGAATGGTGTCACTGTATTAGTCTAGTACCTGCTGAAGCCAGGcacttgttattttttaaaaaataccccaaGTATTTAGACAAAATCTACTTAGTACTAAGATGTGAACTGTCTTACTGTGTTACTCTTTCCCTTGCACCAAACAGGTCTCAAAGACTAAACAGAATGAAAACCTGATCAAGATGTTGCTTAGGGCTGGAGTGGATGTGAATGCCACAGACTTTGTAAGTGGGTTTATATAAATGCAAATTTGGTTTGTATGCATGGGGTATTACTAAAAACAGACTTCTGAATTGTCTAGCAGTATAGTCCTGCTTTCGGAGCAGGATCAGGGTCTGAACTGACTGTGACATAGCAGGAGTATTCAGTGTTTCCCCTTGACACTTAGGCAGTAGTTTTGTAACGTACAGAGAAATAGTTTTCTGCTGATCAACTAATTCTGCCTTTCTGACCAACACCCTTTTAATACAACATAGGCAAGCTGGGTTGAGATACATATTAAATACCTGCTCCTATAAGGGTTCTGATGATATAAGGGTCTGAGCTTACCACTGATTTATGAATTCTTGGACTGGAACAGATTTTTTGGCAAATGTCATGCCACAGTGATAGACCCTGTGTCTTCTCTTGATCTTCAGAGTGGGCTCATCTGCCATTTGTAGAGTTCTGTATCCACTGTCCTCCTTGGGTGTGGTAAAGAGCTCCTCTCCTCTAAGGCAGAAAAGGACAATCCTCACTTTTAGcagcagcaaactgaaaaacactgaagtgTGAGCAAAGAGTATTGCTTAAGACATAGTTATTGAGATCAAGATCACAGCATCTTCTGAAAATGCTAAAGGATTACTGGCTTCCTGATAAAGGCAACAGACCTTTCTGAAGCACCTGCATCCTGGGAAAGGaatgacttttttgttcctaTTACTTTTACAAGaatgtgtttgttttactgTGTAGTGTATAGTGACAGGAAATGATATGTCTTTTGCATCCATCTGTTAGGGGAAACTGATAAGGCTACAGGTAGTCTGCTGAAGAGGTCATAGAACTAAAATTCATccacttctttttcccttcagtcTGGTAGCACAGCACTTCACTATGCTTGTGAAATGAGAAACCAGGCAGTCATTCCTCTACTGCTTGAAGCTCATGCAGATGCTTCTGTAAAGAATCAGGTAAGAAAGTGGAGCGGATGACTGTATTTCTTTATCACGATGGCAAAGTGGTATTTTGTAGGCCTTAGCTAGTGTACAGCAGTTTAAGAAAATGAGTGTACAGCTTCCTGGCAGCAGGCTTGATTGCTGAGTAGTACAAAGCAACGTTGGCTCTGTTGCCTTTGCTGACAAGAGCAACTTTAAAATCCAAATCACCGCTAGATTTCTACTAGTAAACACTGCCTGCGTGCATGTCCAAATGATTGGCACATGTCTTAGCTATTTTTATGGTACCTTTTTCCTAACTCAGAGCTGCTCTACAGTTTTTTCTAAGATACAGGCTGCAGGGGAGTGGTAAGAGACTTCCTGGTTGATTTTTGTGCCGCTGGACTCCAGTCTTCTGAGAGGGGTTAAGTCAGGCTGCTTCTGCCATCAGAAAAGCTCAAAAGTTGTCCAAATATATATTGACCTGTGAGTATCTGCATTGCTGAGTTGAGGTGAGCAATGGATTGCGCATGTTACTCTTGAAATCAGCTCTTAGCATAGCGCTGCACTGACTTTGGACATAAGATCCAGGAAACAGTGGAATGGTTGTCACTACTGGAAGGGAGGACTCTGCCCCAGCTTCAGTGAAAGTAGTAGTATACCCAGCGCATTTTGAAAACCTTGCTTTAGAGCAAGGATATGACAGTGACACTTATGCTGGAAAGCACTGCATCTGGGTGGCAAATTCAGGAAAGCTCTTTGTACCTGACTCAGATCTACTATATTGCAATAtatttcatctgtttctttcagGCTGGGGAGACTCCCCTAGATATAGCAAGAAGATTGCAGTTCCACAACATTGAAAACATGTTGATGAAAAATTCCTAGTTGTGGAGGACTCTTGAGCATGCAGAAAATGACCTCATCTGGCAATCCATCTTGCACAGCAGCAGGAATCCTACAGAGTAGAGGGCTATTACTTGATAGAGACTTGGTCCAAATCCACCCGTTCCCTGCTGCAGACATCAACTATTTTGTAAGATATAAAAAGCCTCCAAAGCCACTTGGGCTGAAAGggattgattttattttacaaagccATGAATGATTACAATAGTGTTCAAAATATTGCCCTTTCCACCTCTCCAATTTTATTACTTGAATTGTGCAGACTGTGGATTTTGAAAGCTAGCTATAATATTTCTGCATGCCTAAACATTGCACGTGGTAGTTGGCAgccaatacaaaaataaaatatcctttAGAGTGTGTGTTACTTGTTCTGTAGGGGATACACTTGACAGCTAAACAATATGCCTTAGCAACTAATACAAAGCCTGCACCTTCCTCTTTGAATTTCTCTTCCTACGATGCAAGTGACAGGGAAAATAGGAAGTGCTAAGCCAAGAGATCTCCTTCCATCCCTGCCACAAGTTCCACACACATTTATTCTCCCTATAGGGCCACaagggaaggatttttttttttcttttcttcttttctcaatatcagaaacagcaaaaagagaTTGAATGAGTTGTGGAGACCATGAAAAAAGCCAATTCCTAGGTCACTTCAATGCACTAAGacataataatgaaaatatgtttgcagaagagaaaaaagtctTTTGACTGCCTTTCCAATATTAACAGTatggtaaagaaaaataataatcaatAAAGGAAGTGTTGTTGATGGAAAAAAGATGTATCATTCCAAGGGAACTGGACAGGGTAGCACACTTTGCAGAGTGGTGCATGCAGTCCAGAATGTAGATACCATCATCatcataaataataatttatgaaCTTTCTTTTGCATAgataaaggcagaagaaaacctACAGTGGTAACCAATGTATTAATGTGGCCTGGTGCTTTGTGATTTAATAACGCAGCAGTAACAGGGGATCTCCTTTCAAACactgctttatcttgctttcttggtctaatggattttttttttgttaatttttgcCATTTCCTCTAAGCTGTCATAAGTTCAGAAGATAGATGCCATGATCAGCACTGCAATTGGCTGCTAGAATGGTTGCATGAACGAGTTAgtgtatttttcctgtgttgcaaaacacagatgtatttttcagtgtaaTTATTCTATTAGATGCTGACCACAGCTGCAAAGGGTCTTGGTTGGGCAATAAAAGCTTGAGGCCCCACCCAGAAACACCCAGGGAAGCAAAGATAACCTGTCTGATCTTGTGATAATAAACACTTTGGGTGTAACCTGGGGACAGATGCTCTTACCTATCAGATCATCTTACAAGTGAGTAGACCTGAGTCTTTTGCATGGATAATGAAGATCCTATCTCTTTGGGCTAATGgctggaaagggaaaacagcTGACGGCTTCCTCATGCTGCAGAAACTGCTTGAACAAAGAATAGCCAAGGTACAGAGTTACAGGAGAGTCAAAGTTGGTAGCTCAGAGTGCTTGCAACAACTTCATTGCCAGTGTCAAGAGTAATTCATGGGGAAAAAGCTGTATTACTTGGTGTGCAGCTTGCCTGACTGTTCTACATCTCCTCATTCCTCAGCTACTAGGCATGATCTTTGAAATTGGAGAGGGTTAGAGTGTGTGAACAAAGCTTTGAGTGATGTGTAGCCATGGAGGGAAGGAAATACTTCTGTGAGTTTTTCTGAGGTTGGATTCCTTGCTGTTTGGGAGTCATCTACTGCCTGCTTTGTTTATTGTCTCTGTAGGTCTTTCGCACTGTAGGTAAAtatgaagggggaaaagaaaaaaaattaaaagccaagTTCTCTGTTAAGTGGATAAatgatttaatttaaacaaaagtCAGTTGTACTTCAGTAGAGAAATGAGCAAATCCCACTTTTGTGTCTTCCTCAGAAGACATTGGGCCTGGGAATGCATCTGTGGGGTACATAAGATGTGTATGAGAACAGCAGAGTTGAGGCTTAGGAAAATCAGTCTTGTAGAAATGAAAGCTGTCCAAATTAAGTGATCCCTGCAGTGTGTGCTCAAATATATGAatgttttcagctttcatttctatAAACCTCAAACTTGTCAGTCACAGTAACACCATGGAAAACCTCATGCTATgaggaaagcaagaaacaaaCAAGTGCAGATAAATACCCATACTGGTCCTTTATGTGTGTCTGTGCGTTTACCTCTTCGCTAGGTATTACCCCTATTGCCAACTAGAAATTTCAGAGGCTTTTACTGCATGAACCAACACTCTACATCTGGTTTTAAAGGTATTTTGTTATTAGTTCAATGATTTTCAGATACATTTTCTCAGTTGCATCAAGGCCCCAGATGAAATCAAGATGTCCCCATGAAGGAAAATGTTCATGGTAAATGAGATTAGTAATCCGAGGAAGTAGCTTTGCCATGTCTTTTGGATCTGCAAATTTGTCCTCCCCACCACTCCAAACAGCAGTCGGTATGCTTATCTTCTCTATCTTGTACGCAGGAGGTGTAGTCTGTAGGAAAGGGACAGAGTAAACTTACCTGAGTGAATGCTCTTGTATCAGCAAGcacctctctttcccttctgtGTTGACTATAGTAAAGCAGTAAGAACGAAGGCCACCCATCCTTTTACTACGTGTGAGGTAGAAAAAGCAGTGTCCGTTTATCAGGCAAGGACTGTGGGGTTTACTCACGTGTATATTAAGAGTGGGAAGATCTTTAAGTTTTGTTGGGGTATGGAGTGGAACTTTTGGTCTTAGTTGTTATGCTTGGGACTTGTGGCAAGAAATACTTTGGCCATTTATAATTTCATCCTAGAAAATTTTTGAGACAGCATATATGTGTCTAAGTGAGTGATTATGTCTCCGGAGccttttctgtctgtgaaaaacATCCTGGCCTTGTACAGCACAGGACGCTGCAAGTAAAATGTGCTCGTTAAAAGTGAAATGATTGTCAGTGAATTGGAGAAGTCATCGTAGCTGTGAGATCCATTTCCTCTCCTTACTGAAAGGCAGACCTTGAATATTTTTGGGGAAGTGAAGAGCTCTCTACTCATCCAGTCCTAGCACTTGGGTGTGGCTCTTAGCCTTTTGGGAATGGCAGGCAAATTAGCGTGTCATTGAACACAGCTCTGTGTCAGTAGGGGAGGCAAAAGGAGCTTCTTTTAGCTGTCTGCAAGGAACTGCCTATACCTTGTCTGTGAATAGGCTTCTACGCTTATGAGTATTAGATATAGGTGAAACATTAGGCAAGACCACTCCCCTCCTCTTTAGCACTCACAGGTGCCAATATCTGAATTTTTCTATTCTCAGTTTTGTAAGGACCCAAGATGAGTTCCCAATGCTGGGATGTGCGTTGCCTTACCTGGTTGtatttcttcatgttttccttagAGCCGTAGTCATAAGCTTGAAATTGGTTTGCTTGTATTACCTGTTAAAAGAACAGATAAAATGTTAAGTGTTGTGAGATCAAGACATAGAGTGCAGGAAATGTTTTGTTGCCTGTGATTGAAGCTAAGGCTCAGGCTGTGGACTGTGAGTTACTCCCACCCTATCCTCTTGTTGTAGGCTTCCAGGAATACTGACTACAGATCACAAAGTGAATGGCTTCATCACCTTTTGTCTTGCTATCTTTTCCTCCTGATCTTCAGCTGCCAGTCTTGGCAtgctttgttattaaaaatttgCTTGACTACCTTAGTTAACTAAAGTTGGAGTCCTTGTTTGTGATGCAGAGTTGGGCTCAGAGCTGCCACATGGAAGGAGGATCTGAATGTCTAGAACATGTCAGGGCTTTAACAGTCTAGTGTAACATAAAGTCTCTCCTTGCATGTCTTGTTTTTGTGTGTCACACTTGTCTGGTCTGCTCACAATACTGGCAACATTACTAAAGGCTTTGTACCTCTCACAAGAGTATGGCTATACGTGAGCTGTGCTCTGGCAGAAGTTTTGAGCTGGAACATCAGGCACAAGACATTAGCTCTCTTGAGTCTGTATTGTCTAAGACACGATATATGCCCTGCAGGACTGATTAGTGAAGAGTTAAGTACGcctttgtttggggttttgttgggttgctaggttttttttggtaattttatttttattttattttttttgcacaaacTTGACAAGCCATTTAGCTTATGAGTGGTTTTATGTAATAAAGGGTGAGAGAAAGTCAGTGTCTGTAAGTTTAGAAAAGCTTCAAGGCTATAAGTAGCTGAGAATGGGCTAGAAATCTGCTTCCTGTATTGCCTTTGCTATTTCCTTCTGTCCTGGTATATCTGTGTTTGCTTTGTAGCCACTCAGCTTTATTAGAGGCTGGCAAAATAGGCTGCATAGCCACTGCCAGTCAGTGGTTGGTCTGTATTTCCTGGCTTTGGGTAGGTGTATCCTGTGGGATTGTCCGCTGGGAATTTTTGTTAGGAGTGCTCTCAAGAGCACACCTATATTTTAGACCATATTAAGTGCCTGCAGaaatggggggtggggggtgtctgCCTATAGGATGTATGCAGACGCATCCTGGCTCAGTAGGTGCACTTGGACAAATGCAGCGATGTTTCTTAGCTGGAGATATCTTGCCCTGTTCTGATTCAGACCGTGAGCAGACAAGCTCAGATCTGCCAGTACACGGGTCAAAACCAGCCTTTAGAGAACTGGAATCCATTATCTGGACAGCAGCAAGAGTGACTAAAAGGGTTTTGGATAAACCTGGCTGTTTGGAACATCCCCATAAAGCAGTGTTTCTTGCCATGTACTGTAGCAGTATAAGGCAGTTCACCACTTCGCTGTTGTGCCAGCAGAAGCCTTTGTATGGTTAACTGGCTTTGGGAAGTGATCCAGGTTGCAATTAACCCTTTAGGAGAAAGCTTTAACCTTCATTACTTCTTTGTCTGGCTCATCCCCCTGGCTGCTCAAGTTTCCACTATTCTCCTATAGACTACCCAATGCCTAAACTGTGCTCGCCTTCACTTCTGCAGGTCTCAAGGCAAATTCTTCATAAATAAAGATGAAGACTGGAAGTCATTAGAACCCAGTGTGCAGAGAGGCCTGATTCCAAAGGAGCAATTCAAGGGATGGTCTACTGAGCCATGGAAAACTGTGCTCCCTCTGTGACAGGTGCTCTCAGCAGCATGTGAGAAGATGTAGTGGGCTGTTTCCCAGATCCACCGGCTGTGGACTTCCCTGTATGTTGTCAGTTCCATAAAAGGCAGTAGTAAGATTTTGTTTATGCATCAGTGTGCATTTATACCTGGTGCCAATGAATAATGTTCTGTACTGATGTTCCAGCAGGGGAATGCGCTGCATATATATCTGTTCGACTctggagagaaagcaaaagTATTATaaagacatatatatataaaatatatagataTTCTGCTGTGACAGAATAAAGCTGTGAAGGACCTGAGCAACACTACTGTTATGTTAAAATCCCATTTTAATAGGACATTCTTCAAATATCAAACAGAAAACTAAGAAGCAGGCTTAGGAGTAGCTGGCTAACACTATGCATCTGCATGCTTTCTCTATGAAAGTAAGTCTGTTCCATGAAGATAGTACTAGTGTGGGGTCCTGTGGTTcaacaacagcagagaaaaacttTCCAGTCCTTTCAAAGTATCTTCCTCACCTCACACCAAATCCCCATGCGTGTGTAAGTCTTTtgaagatttgtttttctttttgctttactCCTAGTGCTGAAGAAGCTGGCTTACTTAAAAGCTggattgctttttcttctgtttgcgTCTTTATAGTTCTGTTAAAGAGATGTTCCAATTCCATCACCCCAGATTACTCCTCAAACTTGTTATCTTGCCCCAAGAACCACGTTAGTGACTTAACCCAGGTCAGGACAGTTCCTTAATGGTTTAGCTCTGCAATTCAAAAGGACTGCCATGCCAATAATTGCTTTTTGAATTGAACCTTTGATTCTTACTATTTTCCTCTATGTGTTTTTACAAGTGGTTATAGATGGTGAGAAATGGCCCCCAGTCTTTACAGATATTGTGGTGATAAACATTATACAGGCCAGTTTCTGCAAACTTTGGTCACTGTAAGGGGGATTTAAAACAGTACAGTGTCCATAAATTAGCAGACATAGGGACATCTCTCCTGTCTCTGCTACTGCCTCTGACTGATGCACCAGTCTTTGTGGATCCCACTGTAGGTCTGTTGTGCTCCTCAAGCACAGTACAAGGACTTTCGGTAGATCTACATGTTGTGGATTGAGCTGTTGGGCCCAGTTCTAAGGacaagaaaaatgggaaaatgccCTTTATAGTAGTGCTTTGGGGCTGAGTTCTAGGGCAAGTAGTCTGAAAagtgggaagagaaaaggagcttttttctgtcttttaattatTCGAGTGTTTAGAGGACCCTGGTGTCTGCATGTTAAAGGAGGAAATGGGGAACTGTAGAAGTCATCTGACTCCATCATCCATTGGTTCTTTTTAAAAGGTATCTGTGTATGACCAAAATGTGGTCGGCTTAGCCCCAAAAGCACTATAGCTCCAGATTGAATTTGGTCCTTTCTTCCTGGGACTGGAATGTGCTTAGCTGTTGGTCCCATCCATCATTAGCCCTAGTCCTGTTTGGCACAGTTCACACCACACAATGTCTTGACATTCTTTCAGCCTGCTGAGAACTATGTTGTGGT includes these proteins:
- the ANKRD22 gene encoding ankyrin repeat domain-containing protein 22; its protein translation is MGILYSEPICQAAYNNDFNQVQRLLERNSNYLNVQDCIGGNTPLICACKQGNNRIVSYLLKRNADVNLRNKKDRTCLHYAVRKRFTFLDYVLIIILMPVMLIGYLLMVSKTKQNENLIKMLLRAGVDVNATDFSGSTALHYACEMRNQAVIPLLLEAHADASVKNQAGETPLDIARRLQFHNIENMLMKNS